The following are encoded in a window of Urocitellus parryii isolate mUroPar1 chromosome 7, mUroPar1.hap1, whole genome shotgun sequence genomic DNA:
- the Plcd3 gene encoding 1-phosphatidylinositol 4,5-bisphosphate phosphodiesterase delta-3 isoform X1, with translation MLCGYWRRCRRLPEEPPVPAQVSAPLTLQPSPASPDGGTKRPGLRALKKMGLTEDEDVRAMLRGSRLCKIRSRTWHEERLYRLQEDGLSVWFQRRIPHAPSQHIFFVQHIEAVREGHQSEGLRRYGGAFAPACCLTISFKGRRKNLDLAAPTAEEAQRWVRGLAKLRTRLDAMSQRERLDHWIYSYLHRADSNQDSKMSFKEIKSLLRMVNVDMNDMYAYRLFKECDHSNNERLEGAEIEEFLRRLLKRPELEEIFSQYSGEDCVLSAPELLEFLEDQGEDGATLARAQQLIQTYELNETAKKHELMTLDGFMMYLLSPEGAALDTAHTCVFQDMGQPLAHYFISSSHNTYLTDSQIGGLSSTEAYVRAFAQGCRCVELDCWEGPGGEPIIYHGHTLTSKILFRDVIQAVRDHAFVLSPYPVILSLENHCGLEQQAAMARHLRTILGDMLVMQALDSQNPEELPSPEKLKGRVLVKGKKLPAAHVEDCRILSDREEEEEEGEEAAEVAEQRRKLVSQAKQISPELSALAVYCWATRLRTLNPGPGPPQPYQVSSLSERKAKKFIREAGNSFVRHNARQLTRVYPLGLRMNSANYNPQEMWNSGCQLVALNFQTPGYEMDLNEGRFLINGRCGYVLKPACLRQPDTTFDPECPGPPRTTLTVQVLTAQQLPKLNAEKPSSIVDPLVRVEIHGVPADCARKETSYVLNNGFNPHWGQILQFQLRAPELVLVRFVVEDYDTTSPNDFVGQFTLPLNSLKQGYRHIHLLSKDGASLSPATLFVHIRIQRS, from the exons GCCTGACAGAGGACGAGGACGTGCGCGCCATGCTGCGGGGCTCCCGGCTCTGCAAGATCCGCTCACGCACGTGGCACGAGGAGCGGCTGTACCGGCTGCAGGAGGACGGCCTGAGCGTGTGGTTCCAGAGGCGCATCCCTCATGCGCCATCGCAGCACATCT TCTTCGTGCAGCACATCGAGGCTGTCCGCGAGGGGCACCAGTCCGAGGGCCTGCGGCGCTACGGGGGCGCCTTCGCACCTGCATGCTGCCTCACCATCTCCTTCAAGGGTCGCCGCAAGAACCTGGACCTGGCGGCACCCACCGCCGAGGAGGCCCAGCGCTGGGTGCGTGGCCTGGCCAAGCTGCGCACGCGCCTTGATGCTATGAGCCAGCGCGAGCGGCTTGACCA CTGGATCTACTCCTACCTGCACCGGGCAGACTCGAATCAGGATAGTAAGATGAGCTTCAAGGAAATCAAGAGCCTCCTCAGGATGGTCAACGTGGACATGAATGACATGTATGCCTACCGCCTCTTCAAG GAGTGTGACCATTCCAACAATGAGCGTCTGGAGGGAGCTGAAATTGAGGAGTTCCTGCGGCGGCTGCTGAAGCGCCCGGAGTTGGAGGAGATCTTCAGTCAATACTCAGGCGAGGACTGTgtgctgagtgcccctgagctacTGGAGTTCCTGGAGGATCAGGGTGAGGATGGTGCCACCCTGGCCCGTGCCCAGCAGCTCATCCAGACCTATGAACTCAATGaaacag CCAAGAAGCATGAGCTGATGACACTGGATGGCTTTATGATGTACCTGCTGTCACCCGAGGGGGCTGCCCTGGACACGGCTCACACGTGTGTGTTCCAGGATATGGGCCAGCCTCTTGCCCACTATTTCATCTCCTCCTCTCACAATACTTATCTGACTGACTCTCAGATTGGGGGGCTCAGCAGCACGGAGGCCTATGTTAG GGCCTTTGCCCAGGGATGCCGCTGTGTGGAACTGGACTGTTGGGAAGGCCCAGGAGGGGAGCCTATCATCTACCATGGCCACACACTCACCTCCAAGATCCTCTTCCGAGATGTGATCCAAGCCGTACGTGACCATGCCTTCGTG TTGTCCCCATACCCTGTCATCCTGTCCCTTGAGAACCACTGCGGGTTGGAGCAGCAGGCTGCCATGGCTCGCCACCTTCGAACCATCCTGGGAGACATGCTGGTGATGCAGGCGCTAGACTCCCAGAATCCTGAGGAGCTGCCGTCGCCAGAG AAGCTGAAAGGCCGGGTCCTGGTGAAGGGGAAGAAGCTACCAGCTGCACACGTGGAGGACTGCCGAATTTTATcagacagggaggaggaggaagaggagggggaagaagccGCGGAGGTTGCAGAGCAGAGACGGAAG CTGGTCTCCCAGGCCAAGCAGATCTCCCCGGAGCTGTCGGCCCTGGCTGTGTACTGCTGGGCCACCCGCCTGCGGACCCTGAACCCTGGCCCTGGACCACCCCAGCCCTACCAGGTCAGCTCCCTCAGTGAGCGCAAGGCCAAGAAGTTCATCCGGGAGGCAG GGAACAGCTTTGTCAGGCACAATGCTCGCCAGCTGACCCGTGTGTATCCACTGGGTCTGCGGATGAACTCGGCCAACTACAACCCCCAGGAGATGTGGAACTCAGGCTGTCAGCTGG TGGCCCTGAACTTCCAGACACCAGGTTATGAGATGGACCTCAATGAAGGGCGCTTCCTCATCAATGGGCGGTGTGGCTATGTCCTGAAACCTGCCTGCCTACGGCAACCTGACACAACCTTTGACCCTGAATGCCCTGGACCTCCCAGAACTACTCTAACAGTCCAG gTACTAACTGCCCAGCAGCTGCCCAAGCTGAATGCTGAGAAGCCCAGCTCCATTGTGGACCCCCTGGTGCGTGTGGAGATCCATGGGGTGCCCGCAGACTGTGCTCGGAAGGAGACCAGCTATGTGCTCAATAATG GTTTCAATCCCCACTGGGGCCAGATCCTGCAGTTCCAGCTGCGGGCCCCAGAGCTGGTGCTGGTGCGGTTTGTGGTAGAAGATTATGATACCACCTCCCCAAATGACTTTGTGGGCCAGTTTACACTGCCTCTCAACAGCCTGAAGCAAG GGTACCGCCACATCCACCTGCTTTCCAAGGATGGGGCATCACTGTCCCCTGCCACACTTTTTGTCCACATCCGCATCCAGCGCTCCTGA
- the Plcd3 gene encoding 1-phosphatidylinositol 4,5-bisphosphate phosphodiesterase delta-3 isoform X3: MLCGYWRRCRRLPEEPPVPAQVSAPLTLQPSPASPDGGTKRPGLRALKKMGLTEDEDVRAMLRGSRLCKIRSRTWHEERLYRLQEDGLSVWFQRRIPHAPSQHIFFVQHIEAVREGHQSEGLRRYGGAFAPACCLTISFKGRRKNLDLAAPTAEEAQRWVRGLAKLRTRLDAMSQRERLDHWIYSYLHRADSNQDSKMSFKEIKSLLRMVNVDMNDMYAYRLFKECDHSNNERLEGAEIEEFLRRLLKRPELEEIFSQYSGEDCVLSAPELLEFLEDQGEDGATLARAQQLIQTYELNETAKKHELMTLDGFMMYLLSPEGAALDTAHTCVFQDMGQPLAHYFISSSHNTYLTDSQIGGLSSTEAYVRAFAQGCRCVELDCWEGPGGEPIIYHGHTLTSKILFRDVIQALSPYPVILSLENHCGLEQQAAMARHLRTILGDMLVMQALDSQNPEELPSPEKLKGRVLVKGKKLPAAHVEDCRILSDREEEEEEGEEAAEVAEQRRKLVSQAKQISPELSALAVYCWATRLRTLNPGPGPPQPYQVSSLSERKAKKFIREAGNSFVRHNARQLTRVYPLGLRMNSANYNPQEMWNSGCQLVALNFQTPGYEMDLNEGRFLINGRCGYVLKPACLRQPDTTFDPECPGPPRTTLTVQVLTAQQLPKLNAEKPSSIVDPLVRVEIHGVPADCARKETSYVLNNGFNPHWGQILQFQLRAPELVLVRFVVEDYDTTSPNDFVGQFTLPLNSLKQGYRHIHLLSKDGASLSPATLFVHIRIQRS; this comes from the exons GCCTGACAGAGGACGAGGACGTGCGCGCCATGCTGCGGGGCTCCCGGCTCTGCAAGATCCGCTCACGCACGTGGCACGAGGAGCGGCTGTACCGGCTGCAGGAGGACGGCCTGAGCGTGTGGTTCCAGAGGCGCATCCCTCATGCGCCATCGCAGCACATCT TCTTCGTGCAGCACATCGAGGCTGTCCGCGAGGGGCACCAGTCCGAGGGCCTGCGGCGCTACGGGGGCGCCTTCGCACCTGCATGCTGCCTCACCATCTCCTTCAAGGGTCGCCGCAAGAACCTGGACCTGGCGGCACCCACCGCCGAGGAGGCCCAGCGCTGGGTGCGTGGCCTGGCCAAGCTGCGCACGCGCCTTGATGCTATGAGCCAGCGCGAGCGGCTTGACCA CTGGATCTACTCCTACCTGCACCGGGCAGACTCGAATCAGGATAGTAAGATGAGCTTCAAGGAAATCAAGAGCCTCCTCAGGATGGTCAACGTGGACATGAATGACATGTATGCCTACCGCCTCTTCAAG GAGTGTGACCATTCCAACAATGAGCGTCTGGAGGGAGCTGAAATTGAGGAGTTCCTGCGGCGGCTGCTGAAGCGCCCGGAGTTGGAGGAGATCTTCAGTCAATACTCAGGCGAGGACTGTgtgctgagtgcccctgagctacTGGAGTTCCTGGAGGATCAGGGTGAGGATGGTGCCACCCTGGCCCGTGCCCAGCAGCTCATCCAGACCTATGAACTCAATGaaacag CCAAGAAGCATGAGCTGATGACACTGGATGGCTTTATGATGTACCTGCTGTCACCCGAGGGGGCTGCCCTGGACACGGCTCACACGTGTGTGTTCCAGGATATGGGCCAGCCTCTTGCCCACTATTTCATCTCCTCCTCTCACAATACTTATCTGACTGACTCTCAGATTGGGGGGCTCAGCAGCACGGAGGCCTATGTTAG GGCCTTTGCCCAGGGATGCCGCTGTGTGGAACTGGACTGTTGGGAAGGCCCAGGAGGGGAGCCTATCATCTACCATGGCCACACACTCACCTCCAAGATCCTCTTCCGAGATGTGATCCAAGCC TTGTCCCCATACCCTGTCATCCTGTCCCTTGAGAACCACTGCGGGTTGGAGCAGCAGGCTGCCATGGCTCGCCACCTTCGAACCATCCTGGGAGACATGCTGGTGATGCAGGCGCTAGACTCCCAGAATCCTGAGGAGCTGCCGTCGCCAGAG AAGCTGAAAGGCCGGGTCCTGGTGAAGGGGAAGAAGCTACCAGCTGCACACGTGGAGGACTGCCGAATTTTATcagacagggaggaggaggaagaggagggggaagaagccGCGGAGGTTGCAGAGCAGAGACGGAAG CTGGTCTCCCAGGCCAAGCAGATCTCCCCGGAGCTGTCGGCCCTGGCTGTGTACTGCTGGGCCACCCGCCTGCGGACCCTGAACCCTGGCCCTGGACCACCCCAGCCCTACCAGGTCAGCTCCCTCAGTGAGCGCAAGGCCAAGAAGTTCATCCGGGAGGCAG GGAACAGCTTTGTCAGGCACAATGCTCGCCAGCTGACCCGTGTGTATCCACTGGGTCTGCGGATGAACTCGGCCAACTACAACCCCCAGGAGATGTGGAACTCAGGCTGTCAGCTGG TGGCCCTGAACTTCCAGACACCAGGTTATGAGATGGACCTCAATGAAGGGCGCTTCCTCATCAATGGGCGGTGTGGCTATGTCCTGAAACCTGCCTGCCTACGGCAACCTGACACAACCTTTGACCCTGAATGCCCTGGACCTCCCAGAACTACTCTAACAGTCCAG gTACTAACTGCCCAGCAGCTGCCCAAGCTGAATGCTGAGAAGCCCAGCTCCATTGTGGACCCCCTGGTGCGTGTGGAGATCCATGGGGTGCCCGCAGACTGTGCTCGGAAGGAGACCAGCTATGTGCTCAATAATG GTTTCAATCCCCACTGGGGCCAGATCCTGCAGTTCCAGCTGCGGGCCCCAGAGCTGGTGCTGGTGCGGTTTGTGGTAGAAGATTATGATACCACCTCCCCAAATGACTTTGTGGGCCAGTTTACACTGCCTCTCAACAGCCTGAAGCAAG GGTACCGCCACATCCACCTGCTTTCCAAGGATGGGGCATCACTGTCCCCTGCCACACTTTTTGTCCACATCCGCATCCAGCGCTCCTGA
- the Plcd3 gene encoding 1-phosphatidylinositol 4,5-bisphosphate phosphodiesterase delta-3 isoform X2 — protein MLCGYWRRCRRLPEEPPVPAQVSAPLTLQPSPASPDGGTKRPGLRALKKMGLTEDEDVRAMLRGSRLCKIRSRTWHEERLYRLQEDGLSVWFQRRIPHAPSQHIFFVQHIEAVREGHQSEGLRRYGGAFAPACCLTISFKGRRKNLDLAAPTAEEAQRWVRGLAKLRTRLDAMSQRERLDHWIYSYLHRADSNQDSKMSFKEIKSLLRMVNVDMNDMYAYRLFKECDHSNNERLEGAEIEEFLRRLLKRPELEEIFSQYSGEDCVLSAPELLEFLEDQGEDGATLARAQQLIQTYELNETAKKHELMTLDGFMMYLLSPEGAALDTAHTCVFQDMGQPLAHYFISSSHNTYLTDSQIGGLSSTEAYVRAFAQGCRCVELDCWEGPGGEPIIYHGHTLTSKILFRDVIQAVRDHAFVLSPYPVILSLENHCGLEQQAAMARHLRTILGDMLVMQALDSQNPEELPSPEKLKGRVLVKGKKLPAAHVEDCRILSDREEEEEEGEEAAEVAEQRRKAKQISPELSALAVYCWATRLRTLNPGPGPPQPYQVSSLSERKAKKFIREAGNSFVRHNARQLTRVYPLGLRMNSANYNPQEMWNSGCQLVALNFQTPGYEMDLNEGRFLINGRCGYVLKPACLRQPDTTFDPECPGPPRTTLTVQVLTAQQLPKLNAEKPSSIVDPLVRVEIHGVPADCARKETSYVLNNGFNPHWGQILQFQLRAPELVLVRFVVEDYDTTSPNDFVGQFTLPLNSLKQGYRHIHLLSKDGASLSPATLFVHIRIQRS, from the exons GCCTGACAGAGGACGAGGACGTGCGCGCCATGCTGCGGGGCTCCCGGCTCTGCAAGATCCGCTCACGCACGTGGCACGAGGAGCGGCTGTACCGGCTGCAGGAGGACGGCCTGAGCGTGTGGTTCCAGAGGCGCATCCCTCATGCGCCATCGCAGCACATCT TCTTCGTGCAGCACATCGAGGCTGTCCGCGAGGGGCACCAGTCCGAGGGCCTGCGGCGCTACGGGGGCGCCTTCGCACCTGCATGCTGCCTCACCATCTCCTTCAAGGGTCGCCGCAAGAACCTGGACCTGGCGGCACCCACCGCCGAGGAGGCCCAGCGCTGGGTGCGTGGCCTGGCCAAGCTGCGCACGCGCCTTGATGCTATGAGCCAGCGCGAGCGGCTTGACCA CTGGATCTACTCCTACCTGCACCGGGCAGACTCGAATCAGGATAGTAAGATGAGCTTCAAGGAAATCAAGAGCCTCCTCAGGATGGTCAACGTGGACATGAATGACATGTATGCCTACCGCCTCTTCAAG GAGTGTGACCATTCCAACAATGAGCGTCTGGAGGGAGCTGAAATTGAGGAGTTCCTGCGGCGGCTGCTGAAGCGCCCGGAGTTGGAGGAGATCTTCAGTCAATACTCAGGCGAGGACTGTgtgctgagtgcccctgagctacTGGAGTTCCTGGAGGATCAGGGTGAGGATGGTGCCACCCTGGCCCGTGCCCAGCAGCTCATCCAGACCTATGAACTCAATGaaacag CCAAGAAGCATGAGCTGATGACACTGGATGGCTTTATGATGTACCTGCTGTCACCCGAGGGGGCTGCCCTGGACACGGCTCACACGTGTGTGTTCCAGGATATGGGCCAGCCTCTTGCCCACTATTTCATCTCCTCCTCTCACAATACTTATCTGACTGACTCTCAGATTGGGGGGCTCAGCAGCACGGAGGCCTATGTTAG GGCCTTTGCCCAGGGATGCCGCTGTGTGGAACTGGACTGTTGGGAAGGCCCAGGAGGGGAGCCTATCATCTACCATGGCCACACACTCACCTCCAAGATCCTCTTCCGAGATGTGATCCAAGCCGTACGTGACCATGCCTTCGTG TTGTCCCCATACCCTGTCATCCTGTCCCTTGAGAACCACTGCGGGTTGGAGCAGCAGGCTGCCATGGCTCGCCACCTTCGAACCATCCTGGGAGACATGCTGGTGATGCAGGCGCTAGACTCCCAGAATCCTGAGGAGCTGCCGTCGCCAGAG AAGCTGAAAGGCCGGGTCCTGGTGAAGGGGAAGAAGCTACCAGCTGCACACGTGGAGGACTGCCGAATTTTATcagacagggaggaggaggaagaggagggggaagaagccGCGGAGGTTGCAGAGCAGAGACGGAAG GCCAAGCAGATCTCCCCGGAGCTGTCGGCCCTGGCTGTGTACTGCTGGGCCACCCGCCTGCGGACCCTGAACCCTGGCCCTGGACCACCCCAGCCCTACCAGGTCAGCTCCCTCAGTGAGCGCAAGGCCAAGAAGTTCATCCGGGAGGCAG GGAACAGCTTTGTCAGGCACAATGCTCGCCAGCTGACCCGTGTGTATCCACTGGGTCTGCGGATGAACTCGGCCAACTACAACCCCCAGGAGATGTGGAACTCAGGCTGTCAGCTGG TGGCCCTGAACTTCCAGACACCAGGTTATGAGATGGACCTCAATGAAGGGCGCTTCCTCATCAATGGGCGGTGTGGCTATGTCCTGAAACCTGCCTGCCTACGGCAACCTGACACAACCTTTGACCCTGAATGCCCTGGACCTCCCAGAACTACTCTAACAGTCCAG gTACTAACTGCCCAGCAGCTGCCCAAGCTGAATGCTGAGAAGCCCAGCTCCATTGTGGACCCCCTGGTGCGTGTGGAGATCCATGGGGTGCCCGCAGACTGTGCTCGGAAGGAGACCAGCTATGTGCTCAATAATG GTTTCAATCCCCACTGGGGCCAGATCCTGCAGTTCCAGCTGCGGGCCCCAGAGCTGGTGCTGGTGCGGTTTGTGGTAGAAGATTATGATACCACCTCCCCAAATGACTTTGTGGGCCAGTTTACACTGCCTCTCAACAGCCTGAAGCAAG GGTACCGCCACATCCACCTGCTTTCCAAGGATGGGGCATCACTGTCCCCTGCCACACTTTTTGTCCACATCCGCATCCAGCGCTCCTGA